One window from the genome of Rufibacter tibetensis encodes:
- a CDS encoding insulinase family protein — protein sequence MKKYISIFFLALVVSFGSSAQTKQTPPPAGPAPTIEIGKYESFTLSNGLRVYVVENHNLPTVAMSLVLDRAPLLEGEKAGLTGAAGYLMRTGTTTRTKDQLDEQIDFIGASLNTSATGFSASGLKKHFPKLLELTADVVLRPQFKQEELDKFKKQMASNLASSKDDPATIERNAQQALLYGKTHPYGEVITEKTVGNISLTDVQNYYTSYFRPNIGYLAIVGDITPKDAKKLVKEYFGKWKNADVKQNTYPVPAALAGNQVAVIDRPNSVQSNISVTYAVDLKPGSPDAIAASLMNNILGGSFARLDANLREKHAYTYGSNSSLSNDRISGRFSAFASVRNTVTDSAFTQIMFEMDRLRKEPVSAEELQKVKNMIIGSFARSLENPLTVAMFAINTARYNLPQDYYANYLKNVAAVTPADIQRVAQKYLQPEKAYLVAVGNAREISDKLKRFNANQPIAYLNAFGEKVDAPLMSLPAGVNVQTVLAAYINAIGGKANVEKVKDLTIKRTMKVPGAQLAVTVQQKGADKSLMTIRFNENEINRVAINGTKGAIITQGQVKEMSPAELQDQKLDIWTNFLNYDQLGVKLALNQVEKVEGRDAYKLELTLPSGKKSYHYFDKETGLKIREVATEQTSVGTANQTTDLKDYREVNGIKFPHQIDLHIGSQVITSTVNSVEINKNLKDDVFKLK from the coding sequence ATGAAAAAATATATTTCGATTTTCTTTTTGGCGCTGGTAGTCTCTTTTGGCAGCTCGGCCCAGACAAAGCAAACGCCACCGCCTGCGGGTCCGGCTCCTACCATTGAAATAGGTAAATACGAGTCTTTCACACTTTCTAATGGCCTAAGAGTGTACGTGGTGGAAAACCACAACCTGCCTACCGTGGCCATGAGTTTGGTACTGGACCGCGCCCCTCTTTTGGAAGGCGAGAAAGCAGGCCTCACCGGAGCCGCTGGCTATTTGATGCGCACCGGTACCACCACCCGCACCAAAGACCAGCTAGACGAGCAGATTGACTTCATCGGGGCATCCCTGAACACCTCCGCTACCGGCTTCTCGGCCTCAGGCCTGAAGAAACACTTTCCTAAATTGCTGGAATTAACCGCCGATGTAGTGTTGCGTCCGCAGTTCAAGCAGGAAGAGTTGGACAAGTTCAAGAAGCAGATGGCCTCTAACCTGGCGTCGTCAAAAGATGACCCGGCTACTATTGAAAGAAACGCTCAACAGGCTCTGCTTTATGGCAAAACTCATCCGTATGGCGAGGTGATCACGGAAAAAACCGTAGGCAACATCTCGTTAACCGATGTGCAGAATTACTACACCTCGTACTTCAGACCGAACATTGGCTACTTAGCCATTGTGGGCGACATTACCCCCAAAGACGCGAAGAAGCTGGTGAAGGAGTACTTTGGCAAATGGAAAAACGCCGATGTGAAACAGAACACCTATCCGGTTCCAGCCGCCTTGGCTGGCAACCAGGTAGCAGTCATAGACCGTCCCAACTCGGTACAGTCAAACATCTCCGTAACCTATGCCGTTGATTTGAAGCCCGGCAGCCCAGATGCCATTGCCGCCAGTTTGATGAACAACATCCTGGGTGGCTCTTTTGCCCGCCTGGATGCGAACCTGCGTGAGAAGCACGCCTACACCTACGGCTCCAACTCTTCTCTGTCTAACGACCGTATTTCTGGCCGTTTTAGTGCGTTCGCCAGCGTGCGGAATACCGTCACTGATAGCGCCTTCACCCAGATCATGTTTGAAATGGATCGCCTGCGCAAAGAGCCTGTCTCTGCTGAGGAGTTGCAGAAGGTAAAGAACATGATCATTGGTTCCTTCGCCCGTTCTTTGGAGAACCCGCTTACGGTAGCCATGTTCGCCATCAACACCGCGCGCTACAACCTACCACAAGATTACTATGCCAACTACCTGAAGAACGTAGCTGCGGTAACACCTGCTGACATCCAGCGCGTGGCCCAGAAATACCTTCAGCCGGAGAAAGCCTATTTAGTAGCCGTGGGCAACGCCCGTGAAATCTCTGACAAGCTGAAGCGCTTCAACGCTAACCAGCCCATTGCTTACCTGAATGCATTTGGTGAAAAAGTTGACGCTCCTTTGATGTCGCTCCCGGCAGGCGTGAACGTGCAAACCGTACTGGCTGCCTACATCAACGCCATTGGTGGTAAAGCGAACGTGGAGAAAGTAAAGGACCTGACCATTAAACGAACCATGAAGGTACCTGGCGCGCAACTGGCAGTAACGGTGCAGCAAAAGGGTGCCGACAAGTCGTTGATGACTATCAGATTCAACGAGAATGAGATTAACCGGGTGGCCATCAACGGCACCAAAGGCGCAATCATCACACAAGGTCAGGTAAAAGAAATGTCCCCGGCAGAACTGCAGGACCAAAAACTGGACATCTGGACGAACTTCCTGAACTATGACCAATTAGGGGTGAAACTGGCCCTGAACCAGGTAGAGAAAGTAGAAGGCCGCGATGCTTATAAACTGGAACTGACCCTGCCTAGCGGCAAAAAGTCTTACCACTACTTTGACAAGGAAACCGGTTTGAAAATCCGCGAGGTAGCTACTGAGCAAACTTCAGTTGGTACCGCCAACCAAACTACCGACCTGAAAGATTACCGCGAGGTGAACGGCATCAAGTTCCCGCACCAGATTGACCTGCACATTGGCAGCCAGGTGATTACCTCTACCGTGAACAGCGTAGAAATCAACAAGAACCTGAAAGACGATGTCTTCAAACTAAAATAG
- a CDS encoding M16 family metallopeptidase, whose protein sequence is MKRKILSILLLGASLTAAAQSNKIQFTEYDLPNGLHVILHQDKTTPTVAVTMMYHVGSKNENADRTGFAHFFEHLMFEGSENVERGKYINMIQSAGGAVNANTSFDRTYYYQILPSNQLALGLWMEADRLRAAKIDQQGIETQRQVVKEEKKQTIDNRPYGTLLENTFATAYSVHPYRWVPIGSAQYIDRASAREFEQFYKTFYVPNNATLTIAGDLDINQTKAWVEQYFAKIPKGTGTIPRPTVVEPTQIEEGRKVVFDNIQLPAVIQAYHIPAQGSEDSYAINMLTTLLSGGPSSRLNKALVDKQQKAVTVASIPVSLEDPGLFINLGIANQGVDVHDLERAMDAEIERVKNETVSDQEFQKLRNQIETDYINSISTLEGRTEKLASYHALYGNTNLINTELDKMLAVTKDDLTRVAKKYFTKENRAVVHYLPKAAQAR, encoded by the coding sequence ATGAAACGTAAGATTTTGAGTATCCTGTTGTTGGGTGCTAGCTTAACGGCGGCCGCACAGAGCAACAAAATTCAGTTCACGGAATACGACCTGCCCAATGGTCTGCACGTGATCCTGCACCAGGACAAAACCACTCCCACTGTGGCCGTGACCATGATGTACCACGTGGGCTCCAAGAACGAGAACGCTGATCGTACCGGTTTCGCACATTTCTTTGAACACTTGATGTTTGAAGGCTCTGAGAACGTGGAACGCGGCAAGTACATCAACATGATTCAGAGTGCGGGCGGGGCCGTGAATGCCAATACCTCTTTTGACCGCACGTACTACTACCAGATCCTGCCTTCTAACCAACTGGCCTTGGGCCTTTGGATGGAAGCCGATCGTTTGCGCGCCGCTAAAATTGACCAGCAAGGCATAGAGACGCAGCGCCAGGTGGTGAAAGAAGAGAAAAAGCAAACCATTGACAACCGTCCGTACGGCACGCTGCTGGAGAACACCTTCGCGACGGCGTACTCGGTGCATCCGTACCGGTGGGTGCCCATTGGGTCTGCGCAATACATAGACAGAGCCTCGGCTCGCGAGTTTGAGCAGTTCTACAAGACGTTCTATGTACCGAACAATGCCACCTTAACCATTGCCGGTGACCTGGATATCAACCAGACCAAAGCTTGGGTGGAGCAGTACTTTGCTAAAATCCCGAAAGGAACCGGTACTATTCCGCGCCCCACGGTAGTAGAGCCAACTCAGATTGAGGAAGGCCGCAAAGTGGTTTTTGACAACATCCAGCTACCAGCGGTAATCCAGGCCTACCACATTCCGGCGCAAGGCTCTGAAGATTCTTACGCCATCAACATGCTGACTACCTTGCTTTCAGGAGGACCTAGTTCACGCCTGAACAAAGCCTTGGTAGACAAGCAGCAAAAAGCCGTAACGGTGGCTTCTATTCCGGTATCCTTGGAAGATCCGGGGCTGTTCATCAACCTGGGCATTGCAAACCAGGGCGTGGATGTGCATGATTTGGAGCGCGCCATGGACGCTGAGATTGAGCGCGTGAAAAACGAAACCGTCTCTGACCAGGAGTTCCAAAAACTGCGCAACCAAATAGAGACCGACTATATCAACAGTATCTCTACTCTGGAAGGCCGCACCGAAAAACTGGCGTCTTACCACGCGCTGTACGGCAACACCAACCTCATCAACACAGAGCTGGACAAGATGCTGGCCGTGACCAAAGATGATTTAACGCGGGTAGCCAAGAAATACTTCACCAAAGAGAACCGCGCCGTAGTGCATTACCTGCCAAAGGCAGCCCAAGCCAGGTAA
- a CDS encoding penicillin acylase family protein produces the protein MKWIKAIVAVLMTVLIVYALNRTYGVVPALGPFLSPYEGFWRSGDDDNFTSEELALKGLQAPVQVRFDSLRVPHIFAQDDHDLYFAQGYLTAKDRLWQMEFMTHAAAGRLSEIIGDRTLEMDRFQRRMGMVTAAQKSMEKMIADPQTRTIMEAYSAGVNAYIDQLAPHEYPFEYKLLHYAPEKWSPLKIALLLKMLAYDMTGHSDDLRMTNNLRKYGAAVVKDLFPDYPFREEPIVPVGTPSNFTPLPVPPTPTEFVAGMAFHTLERQRPENLGSNNWAITGNRTANGYPLLASDPHLNLSLPSIWHAVQLHAPGINTYGVTIPGAPGVGIGFNEHIAWGMTNVGADVLDWFEIKFKDQSRKEYWHNNEWKPVRRVVEKISVKGEHDIVDTVLYTHHGPVAYLPNETAFRSGSTPIGHALRWIAHEPQNELKTLIQINRAKSYPEFRQALTTWAAPAFNFVYADTQNIAIVSNGQFPLKWQGQGKYLLDGTNPAHDWQGWIPMDQVPQVLNPQRGFVSSANQTPVSPKDYPYYLGSSFAGYERSARINQRLSTMTQATPDSFQLMQMDNYSFVPRNVLPTMLKLVDQTALSAAEKKHYQVLASWDYRYDTDKLAPSLFEEWWQTLARSIWADDFPPGKFKAPARDRLVRMLLVEPNARWYDDVTTPQTETLASLVNTTFKEVTDSLGDGGKKWLWGNARDSHIRHMAQLPGFGQQLYAGGSANSINALYNSHGPSWRMVVQMGPQVQAWGVYPGGQSGNPGSRFYDNMLNDWQTGKLHPLLFLRSAQDRPSATSVNWILTKN, from the coding sequence ATGAAATGGATCAAAGCCATTGTTGCCGTTCTCATGACTGTTCTCATTGTGTATGCGCTCAACCGCACATACGGCGTGGTTCCGGCACTTGGGCCGTTTCTGAGTCCGTATGAAGGGTTCTGGCGCAGCGGAGATGATGACAATTTCACCTCAGAAGAGTTAGCACTAAAAGGGTTGCAGGCGCCGGTGCAAGTGAGGTTTGACTCGTTGCGGGTGCCGCACATCTTCGCGCAGGACGACCATGACCTGTACTTTGCCCAAGGCTACCTAACGGCCAAAGACCGGCTCTGGCAAATGGAGTTCATGACGCACGCCGCCGCTGGAAGATTATCGGAGATCATTGGCGACCGCACCCTGGAGATGGACCGTTTCCAGCGCCGGATGGGCATGGTGACCGCCGCCCAAAAATCTATGGAAAAGATGATTGCCGATCCACAGACCCGGACCATCATGGAAGCGTATTCCGCCGGGGTGAATGCGTACATAGATCAACTCGCCCCGCACGAATACCCGTTTGAGTACAAGTTGCTGCATTATGCCCCGGAAAAGTGGAGTCCGTTGAAGATTGCGCTGTTACTCAAGATGCTGGCTTATGACATGACCGGGCACTCAGATGACCTGCGCATGACAAACAACCTCCGCAAGTACGGCGCTGCCGTGGTGAAAGACCTGTTCCCAGATTACCCCTTCCGCGAAGAACCAATTGTGCCCGTAGGCACTCCCTCAAACTTTACTCCGCTTCCTGTGCCACCCACGCCAACCGAGTTTGTGGCAGGCATGGCCTTTCATACGTTAGAGCGCCAGAGACCTGAGAACTTGGGCAGTAACAACTGGGCCATCACCGGAAACCGGACGGCTAACGGATACCCCTTATTAGCCTCCGACCCGCACCTGAACTTGAGTCTGCCCTCCATTTGGCACGCGGTTCAGTTGCATGCGCCGGGCATTAATACGTATGGCGTCACTATTCCGGGCGCACCCGGCGTGGGCATCGGGTTTAATGAACACATTGCCTGGGGCATGACCAACGTGGGCGCTGATGTCCTGGATTGGTTTGAAATCAAATTCAAAGACCAAAGCCGAAAGGAGTATTGGCACAACAATGAGTGGAAGCCCGTGCGCAGGGTAGTGGAGAAGATTAGCGTAAAAGGTGAGCATGATATTGTAGATACGGTGTTGTACACGCACCACGGGCCGGTAGCCTACTTGCCAAATGAGACGGCATTCAGAAGTGGTAGTACGCCCATAGGGCATGCGTTGCGGTGGATAGCCCATGAGCCGCAGAATGAATTGAAAACTTTGATTCAAATAAACAGGGCTAAAAGTTATCCTGAGTTCCGGCAGGCCTTGACCACCTGGGCGGCACCCGCCTTCAATTTCGTATACGCTGATACGCAGAACATTGCCATTGTCTCTAACGGGCAGTTTCCGTTGAAATGGCAGGGACAGGGAAAATACCTGCTGGACGGCACCAACCCCGCGCATGACTGGCAAGGCTGGATACCTATGGACCAGGTGCCGCAGGTGCTCAATCCCCAGCGCGGTTTCGTGAGCTCTGCGAACCAGACGCCGGTGAGTCCAAAGGATTACCCGTATTACCTCGGCTCCAGTTTTGCCGGCTATGAACGCAGCGCCCGCATCAATCAGCGCCTCTCTACCATGACCCAGGCCACGCCAGATTCCTTCCAGCTGATGCAGATGGACAACTACAGCTTCGTGCCTAGAAACGTGTTGCCCACTATGCTGAAATTGGTAGACCAAACTGCCCTTTCCGCGGCCGAGAAAAAGCATTATCAGGTTCTAGCCTCCTGGGACTACCGCTATGACACAGATAAACTAGCACCCTCCCTTTTTGAGGAATGGTGGCAAACGCTGGCCCGTTCTATCTGGGCAGATGACTTCCCCCCGGGGAAGTTTAAAGCCCCTGCCCGCGACCGTCTGGTGCGGATGCTTTTGGTGGAACCTAATGCCCGCTGGTATGATGACGTCACTACGCCGCAAACCGAAACCCTGGCCAGCTTGGTAAACACCACCTTCAAAGAAGTTACTGACAGTTTGGGCGATGGAGGCAAAAAATGGCTTTGGGGGAATGCACGAGACTCGCATATCCGGCACATGGCGCAGTTGCCGGGTTTCGGGCAGCAACTGTATGCCGGAGGTAGCGCCAACTCCATCAACGCCCTCTACAACAGCCACGGCCCGTCGTGGCGCATGGTGGTGCAGATGGGGCCGCAGGTGCAGGCCTGGGGTGTGTACCCCGGCGGACAAAGTGGAAACCCAGGTAGCCGTTTCTATGACAATATGCTCAATGACTGGCAAACCGGGAAACTTCACCCGCTGCTGTTCTTGCGCTCGGCGCAGGATAGACCTTCTGCTACCTCCGTCAACTGGATTTTAACCAAAAACTAA
- a CDS encoding EamA family transporter produces MIYLAVLLRILSNPFANVFQKQLTTIGSLPLLVNFITYFLLSIFCLIPAVGVDWFALPMGFWGYSLLVGLFGALGNGFLVRALQTGDLSVLGPVNAYKSVVGLLAGMLLLGEFPNVWGVAGIVLIICGSYFVLDTTEEKFSWKLLKQPSIQFRLWAMIFAAIEAVFIKKTILYSSPMVSFISWCWFGALFSAIITFSGAAHRQQFVQEFTSTKLKRYSLLVFCIGLMQLTTNYTFEQMPVGYALSLFQLSTLVSIGLGYRFFQETNILKKTFGAIIMVVGSVMIILLK; encoded by the coding sequence TTGATTTACCTTGCCGTTCTTCTTAGAATCCTTTCCAATCCTTTCGCGAATGTTTTCCAGAAGCAGCTCACAACTATAGGCAGCTTGCCGTTGCTGGTAAACTTCATTACTTATTTCCTGCTGAGTATATTTTGCCTTATTCCTGCAGTAGGTGTCGATTGGTTCGCGTTGCCGATGGGCTTCTGGGGCTATTCGCTGTTAGTAGGTTTATTTGGGGCATTAGGAAACGGCTTTCTAGTACGAGCGCTGCAAACCGGAGACTTATCAGTATTAGGGCCGGTGAACGCGTATAAATCAGTGGTGGGGTTGCTGGCGGGCATGCTGCTACTGGGAGAGTTCCCGAATGTCTGGGGTGTGGCCGGCATCGTGCTCATCATTTGCGGCAGTTATTTTGTGCTGGATACCACCGAAGAGAAATTCTCCTGGAAATTGCTGAAGCAGCCTAGCATCCAGTTTCGGCTGTGGGCCATGATTTTTGCAGCCATAGAGGCAGTGTTCATCAAGAAAACCATTCTGTATTCTTCGCCCATGGTTTCCTTTATCAGTTGGTGTTGGTTTGGAGCTTTGTTCTCGGCCATAATCACGTTTTCAGGAGCGGCGCACCGGCAGCAGTTTGTGCAGGAGTTCACGTCAACTAAGCTGAAGCGGTACTCGTTGCTGGTCTTCTGTATTGGGCTGATGCAGCTCACCACCAACTACACATTTGAGCAAATGCCGGTGGGCTACGCCCTCTCACTATTCCAACTTTCCACTCTAGTAAGCATTGGGTTAGGCTATCGTTTTTTCCAGGAAACTAACATCCTCAAGAAAACCTTCGGAGCTATCATCATGGTGGTTGGCTCGGTCATGATCATCCTGCTGAAGTAG
- a CDS encoding RNA polymerase sigma factor yields MDLQEFKTKVLPAKQKLYRMALFLLQNKEEAEDILQDVFLKLWSNKHKLHAYASIEAFAMSITKNLCLDKIKSRKHKHMVDVVGMELDSAEANPYQRYELTDQVNKVHELVKLLPEQQRLILHLRDVEGYAYEEIEQVTGVNVNAIRVALSRARKSVRDGLLKMENYAV; encoded by the coding sequence ATGGACTTACAAGAGTTTAAAACCAAGGTACTCCCGGCCAAGCAGAAGCTGTACAGAATGGCGCTGTTCCTGTTGCAGAACAAGGAAGAGGCCGAGGATATCTTGCAGGATGTTTTCCTGAAACTCTGGTCCAACAAACACAAGCTCCACGCTTACGCCAGCATTGAGGCGTTTGCCATGAGCATCACCAAGAACCTGTGCCTGGACAAAATCAAAAGCCGAAAGCACAAGCACATGGTAGATGTGGTGGGCATGGAACTTGACTCAGCGGAGGCGAACCCGTACCAGCGCTACGAACTCACCGACCAGGTGAACAAGGTGCACGAGCTCGTGAAACTATTACCTGAACAACAGCGCCTGATTCTGCACCTGCGAGATGTGGAAGGGTACGCCTACGAGGAAATAGAGCAGGTCACGGGAGTGAACGTCAATGCTATCAGGGTGGCGCTGAGCAGAGCCCGGAAAAGTGTGCGAGACGGACTTTTAAAGATGGAAAACTATGCAGTTTGA
- a CDS encoding HEAT repeat domain-containing protein gives MQFEQIETLLEKYYNGETSLEEEDQLKNFFRQTKMLPDSLKPHAVQFQFYGKEQEVQLDKFLADDWLFEKIENPALSAVGSAPKAESSSFFRTYAWQIAASITLLIVAFWAGNYFRQANTIPASTGEIVAQQQETREPSQTVEAYPQVENPVSTAPETINSEPEDRTLTPSGKQPIKSVLTSNAAVSSASASDRLQLVSQNLRTEGLTPQESKKVIKLLVKTMNQDGNLNVRLAACEALYEFRDHKEVRKAFIQALGTQTEPLMQLTLIEMVVKLKEAAAVSQLEMLMHKKDLLPIVKYKAQEGLGTLI, from the coding sequence ATGCAGTTTGAGCAGATAGAAACCTTACTGGAGAAATACTACAACGGCGAGACGTCCTTAGAAGAAGAAGATCAGCTAAAGAACTTCTTCCGGCAGACCAAGATGTTGCCAGACAGCCTAAAGCCACACGCCGTGCAGTTCCAGTTCTACGGGAAAGAGCAGGAGGTGCAACTAGATAAGTTCTTAGCAGATGACTGGCTGTTCGAGAAAATTGAGAACCCAGCGTTATCTGCCGTTGGGAGTGCCCCTAAAGCGGAAAGCAGCAGCTTCTTCAGAACGTACGCCTGGCAAATAGCCGCAAGCATTACGTTGCTCATCGTCGCGTTCTGGGCCGGAAATTACTTCAGACAGGCCAATACAATACCAGCGAGCACAGGGGAAATAGTAGCCCAGCAGCAGGAAACCAGAGAACCTAGCCAGACGGTAGAAGCCTACCCGCAGGTAGAGAACCCGGTGAGTACCGCTCCTGAAACGATTAATTCAGAACCTGAAGACAGAACCTTGACGCCTTCTGGAAAACAACCAATAAAATCTGTGTTGACCTCCAATGCTGCCGTAAGCAGTGCCTCGGCGAGTGACCGGTTGCAGTTGGTGAGCCAGAACCTCAGAACCGAAGGGCTTACGCCGCAGGAAAGCAAGAAAGTCATCAAACTGTTGGTGAAAACCATGAACCAAGACGGCAACCTGAATGTGCGTCTGGCCGCCTGCGAAGCACTTTATGAGTTCAGAGACCACAAAGAAGTCCGGAAAGCGTTCATCCAGGCCCTGGGCACCCAGACCGAGCCGCTCATGCAGCTTACCCTCATTGAGATGGTAGTGAAGCTGAAAGAGGCCGCCGCCGTGTCACAGCTGGAAATGCTGATGCACAAAAAAGACTTATTACCTATTGTTAAATACAAAGCACAAGAGGGTCTTGGCACCCTTATCTAA